One window of Elusimicrobiota bacterium genomic DNA carries:
- the thrS gene encoding threonine--tRNA ligase encodes MNTKEKEEKDLEILRHSTSHLMAQAVCELFPGTKLAIGPAIEEGFYYDFDTPQPFSPEDLPKIENKMKEIAKKDHKFIRTEMSKKEASEFFKKRNEIYKLELINDIPDENVSLYQHDNFIDLCRGPHISSTKEIRYFKLLSIAGAYWRGSEKNKMLQRIYGTVFDTKEKLEEYLNKLEEVKRRDHRVLGKALDLFSIHEEAGPGLIFWHPKGALIRKIIEDFWKNEHLENDYQLLNTPHIANLDLWKTSGHWNFYRENMYSPIDVDGQNYMLKPMNCPFHILIYKSQLRSYRDLPIRYAELGTVYRYERSGVLHGLMRVRGFTQDDAHIYCTLNQLEDEIINVIKFVLFILKTFGFTEYDCFVSTRPEKYAGELEHWEKATQALKNAIEKLELPYKIDEGEGVFYGPKIDIKIKDCLGRSWQCSTIQVDFNLPQAFKVEYIDNEGKAVQSIMIHRALMGSLERFFGILIEHYAGAFPLWLAPVQAKILPITDGQKEYAEKIKKELAGYRIAIDYRNEKLNYKIRESQMEKIPYLIIVGEKEQNSDSIAVRKYGESTTKTYKVQEFLSILAQHQNI; translated from the coding sequence GTGAATACAAAAGAGAAAGAAGAAAAAGATTTAGAGATACTGCGGCATTCAACTTCCCATTTGATGGCTCAGGCGGTCTGTGAACTTTTCCCCGGTACAAAACTCGCGATTGGTCCTGCAATAGAAGAAGGTTTTTATTATGATTTTGACACTCCCCAGCCTTTTAGTCCTGAAGACCTTCCAAAAATAGAAAATAAAATGAAGGAAATAGCTAAGAAAGACCATAAGTTTATACGCACTGAGATGTCTAAAAAAGAGGCATCTGAGTTTTTCAAAAAAAGAAATGAGATATATAAATTAGAACTTATAAATGATATTCCTGATGAAAATGTTTCACTCTATCAGCATGATAATTTTATTGATTTATGCAGGGGTCCTCACATTTCTTCAACAAAAGAAATAAGATATTTTAAGCTGCTTTCTATCGCCGGTGCATACTGGAGAGGTTCTGAAAAAAACAAGATGCTCCAAAGGATTTATGGCACTGTATTTGACACAAAAGAAAAACTTGAAGAATATTTAAATAAACTTGAAGAAGTGAAAAGGCGTGACCACCGGGTTCTAGGTAAAGCATTAGATTTATTTTCAATTCACGAGGAAGCAGGTCCGGGACTTATCTTTTGGCATCCAAAAGGTGCGCTTATAAGAAAAATTATTGAAGATTTCTGGAAAAATGAACACCTTGAAAATGATTATCAACTTCTCAATACACCGCATATAGCAAATCTTGATTTATGGAAAACCAGCGGACACTGGAATTTCTATCGTGAAAATATGTATTCTCCGATAGATGTAGATGGGCAGAATTATATGCTTAAACCGATGAACTGCCCTTTTCATATTTTAATTTATAAGTCACAGTTGAGAAGCTACCGGGACTTGCCTATAAGGTATGCCGAACTGGGTACTGTGTATCGTTATGAAAGGAGCGGAGTTTTACATGGTTTAATGCGCGTTAGAGGTTTTACTCAAGATGATGCACATATTTATTGTACGTTAAACCAGCTTGAAGATGAAATAATTAATGTTATAAAATTCGTATTGTTTATACTTAAAACTTTTGGCTTTACGGAATATGATTGTTTTGTAAGTACCAGACCTGAAAAATATGCAGGTGAATTGGAACACTGGGAAAAAGCAACACAAGCGCTTAAAAATGCTATTGAAAAATTAGAACTGCCTTATAAAATAGATGAAGGTGAAGGTGTTTTTTACGGTCCGAAAATAGATATAAAAATAAAAGATTGTCTTGGAAGGTCATGGCAATGTTCAACTATTCAGGTTGATTTTAATCTGCCGCAGGCGTTTAAGGTTGAATATATAGACAACGAAGGTAAAGCTGTCCAGTCTATCATGATACATCGCGCTTTAATGGGTTCTTTAGAAAGATTCTTTGGTATTCTGATTGAACATTATGCCGGTGCTTTTCCGTTATGGCTGGCACCAGTTCAGGCAAAGATTTTACCAATAACTGATGGGCAGAAGGAATATGCTGAAAAAATCAAAAAAGAATTAGCCGGATACAGAATCGCCATTGATTACAGGAACGAAAAACTAAATTATAAGATAAGAGAATCACAAATGGAAAAAATACCATATCTTATAATTGTCGGTGAAAAAGAACAGAATTCAGATAGTATTGCAGTCAGGAAATACGGTGAAAGTACAACCAAGACATATAAAGTTCAGGAATTTTTAAGTATTCTAGCACAACACCAAAACATTTGA